A window of Nocardiopsis sp. Huas11 genomic DNA:
GCGACGCGGAACGGGCGGGCGAGGGCGCCCGAGCCACCGACGAGTCCGGTGAGTCCGGTGAGACCGGTGAGACCGACGACGATGCACGGGCCGACGGCGCGGCGCGCCGCCCCCGAGGTCGGCGCAGGGCGCGCATCGCCCTCGTGGGCAGCGCCGTCCTCGTCCTCGCTCTCATCGTCACCCTGGTCGTGCCCCCGGCCCGCGACGGCCTGGTCAACCTGTGGTGCGAGGCCACCGACGGCGTGTGCCCGGTCGAGGAACTGCCGCCCATCACCGACGACGAGGAGACCGACCCCCGGGTGCGCATGGAGCCGGAGGATGCCGCGCTGTGGGGCAACTACGTGGCCCTGGGCGACTCCTACTCCTCCGGTGACGGCGCGGGCGACTACGAACCGGCCACGGCCGAAGCCGGCGGGTGCTGGCGCTCGGAGCACGCCTACTCCCGGCTCATCGAGCAGGAGTTCGACTTCACCGGCGCACTCGGCTTCTACGCCTGCAGCGGCCACCGGGCCACCCACATGCTCGAACAGGTCGGCACCCCGGAGTCGCAGATCGAACGGGTGACCGAGCACACCTCCCTGGTCACCCTGGGCATCGGCGGCAACGACCTCGGCTTCATCCCCGTGCTGCGCACCTGCATCGTGCGTATGCCGCTGCTGGAGAACGGCGCCTGCCAGGCGCAGGAAGGGGAGATCGGCCGGCGGCTCGACGCGTTCGAGGAGGACCTGGGCACGGTGCTCCGGGAGATCCGCGATCGGGCGCCGGACGCCCGGGTGCTCGTGCTGGGCTACCCGCGGCTGTTCCCCGAGGAACCTCAGGGCATGTACTACACGCTGACCGTCAGCGACCAGCAGTGGTTGAACGAGATCGGCCGCGACCTCAACGACCGCATCCGCGACGTCGTCTACGAGGTGGACAGCCACGTGTACGGAGGACGCCGGTCCGGCAGCGTCGAGTACGTCAACACCTTCAGCGCGCTCAGCGGCTACGAGGTGAGCGCGGACGAATCCTGGCTGAACGGCATCGTGCTCGACCAGCTCGGTGA
This region includes:
- a CDS encoding SGNH/GDSL hydrolase family protein, with the translated sequence MSERGDDGSGAEVPENHPPGSPADDARPDDEARSGGHPIDGGEAGGDAERAGEGARATDESGESGETGETDDDARADGAARRPRGRRRARIALVGSAVLVLALIVTLVVPPARDGLVNLWCEATDGVCPVEELPPITDDEETDPRVRMEPEDAALWGNYVALGDSYSSGDGAGDYEPATAEAGGCWRSEHAYSRLIEQEFDFTGALGFYACSGHRATHMLEQVGTPESQIERVTEHTSLVTLGIGGNDLGFIPVLRTCIVRMPLLENGACQAQEGEIGRRLDAFEEDLGTVLREIRDRAPDARVLVLGYPRLFPEEPQGMYYTLTVSDQQWLNEIGRDLNDRIRDVVYEVDSHVYGGRRSGSVEYVNTFSALSGYEVSADESWLNGIVLDQLGEGLRVDRASFHPTAQGHMSIADRIRRQIEEGPERVIYVSRETLASVNDDRLAAELGGPLAPVIGPPAPTAAPSESPEAGNEADGG